Proteins co-encoded in one Solea senegalensis isolate Sse05_10M linkage group LG8, IFAPA_SoseM_1, whole genome shotgun sequence genomic window:
- the vaspb gene encoding vasodilator-stimulated phosphoprotein isoform X1, with protein MSESSICQARATVMIYDDGNKKWMPAGAGAQTFSRVQIYHNPTTNAFRIVGRKMQTDQQVVINCPIVRGLKYNQATPNFHQWRDARQVWGLNFGSKEDAALFANGMAHALEVLNSMADAGYATLPRPVSNGPSPEELEQQRRLEQQRLEQQERERQERERQERERQERERLERERQAAAAPAPPPPPPPPLVSGGPAPPPAPPLVPGPPGPPCPPPAPGIPPPPGPPPAPPLPPPVVEGGGGGGAASGGGGGGGGGGGGGGGGGGGGLGGLAAALAGAKLRKVSKQEDSGSTASLGRGDSTRSSSAGGGGGGGGGGGSLMGEMSAILARRRKAADTGEKPAVKTQDHDDSESQGQSDTLRRPWEKSSMARNNSIPKNMDSTSSVSQSFRAKPAGNSNDAGGVDDSDLEKMKQEILEEVRKELQKVKEEIIGAFIQELQKRST; from the exons TGAGTCGAGTATTTGCCAGGCTCGGGCCACTGTGATGATCTATGATGATGGCAATAAGAAGTGGATGCCGGCAGGTGCTGGAGCCCAGACCTTCAGCAGAGTCCAGATTTATCACAACCCCACCACCAATGCCTTCAGGATAGTGGGACGTAAGATGCAGACAGACCAGCAG GTGGTTATAAACTGTCCGATTGTAAGAGGTCTCAAATACAACCAGGCCACACCCAACTTCCACCAATGGAGAGATGCCCGACAGGTGTGGGGGCTTAACTTTGGAAGTAAGGAGGACGCCGCTCTATTTGCCAACGGCATGGCTCACGCTCTGGAGGTGCTCAACTCCATGGCAGATGCAG gcTATGCAACCCTCCCCCGCCCAGTGTCAAATGGTCCGTCTCCAGAAGAGCTGGAGCAACAGCGGAG GTTGGAGCAGCAGAGGTTGGAACAGCAGGAACGGGAGCggcaggagagagaaagacaggagcGAGAACGGCAGGAAAGAGAAcgactggagagagagagacaagcagCTGCAG CccctgctcctccacctccaccacctccaccctTGGTCTCTGGAGGTCCCGCTCCTCCACCGGCCCCTCCTCTAGTCCCTGGTCCCCCTGGCCCCCCCTGCCCCCCTCCAGCCCCTGGGATTCCTCCCCCTCCAGGACCACCGCCAGCCCCACCTCTACCCCCTCCAGTAGTTgaaggtgggggaggaggaggagcagcaagtggcggtggtggaggaggaggaggaggaggaggtggaggaggtggaggtggtggaggtggccTTGGTGGATTGGCGGCTGCGTTAGCAGGAGCAAAACTTCGCAAAGTATCCAAG CAGGAGGATTCGGGCTCTACAGCTTCACTAGGCAGAGGTGACTCCACTCGCAGCAGCTCTgctgggggaggagggggaggcggAGGAGGGGGCGGCAGTCTAATGGGTGAGATGAGTGCCATCCTGGCAAGAAG GAGGAAAGCTGCAGACACTGGAGAGAAGCCAGCAGTAAAGACACAAGATCAT gatGATTCAGAGTCTCAAGGTCAAAGCG acacactgagaAGACCTTGGGAAAAATCGTCCATGGCCAG GAATAACTCCATCCCCAAGAACATGGACTCCACTTCCTCAGTGTCCCAAAGTTTCAG GGCGAAGCCTGCAGGCAACAGTAATGATGCGGGTGGAGTGGATGACTCAGATTTAGAGAAGATGAAACAG GAGATCCTTGAGGAGGTGCGGAAGGAATTACAAAAAGTCAAGGAGGAAATTATTGGAG CCTTTATTCAGGAGCTGCAAAAGAGAAGCACATAG
- the vaspb gene encoding vasodilator-stimulated phosphoprotein isoform X2 — MSESSICQARATVMIYDDGNKKWMPAGAGAQTFSRVQIYHNPTTNAFRIVGRKMQTDQQVVINCPIVRGLKYNQATPNFHQWRDARQVWGLNFGSKEDAALFANGMAHALEVLNSMADAGYATLPRPVSNGPSPEELEQQRRLEQQRLEQQERERQERERQERERQERERLERERQAAAAPAPPPPPPPPLVSGGPAPPPAPPLVPGPPGPPCPPPAPGIPPPPGPPPAPPLPPPVVEGGGGGGAASGGGGGGGGGGGGGGGGGGGGLGGLAAALAGAKLRKVSKEDSGSTASLGRGDSTRSSSAGGGGGGGGGGGSLMGEMSAILARRRKAADTGEKPAVKTQDHDDSESQGQSDTLRRPWEKSSMARNNSIPKNMDSTSSVSQSFRAKPAGNSNDAGGVDDSDLEKMKQEILEEVRKELQKVKEEIIGAFIQELQKRST; from the exons TGAGTCGAGTATTTGCCAGGCTCGGGCCACTGTGATGATCTATGATGATGGCAATAAGAAGTGGATGCCGGCAGGTGCTGGAGCCCAGACCTTCAGCAGAGTCCAGATTTATCACAACCCCACCACCAATGCCTTCAGGATAGTGGGACGTAAGATGCAGACAGACCAGCAG GTGGTTATAAACTGTCCGATTGTAAGAGGTCTCAAATACAACCAGGCCACACCCAACTTCCACCAATGGAGAGATGCCCGACAGGTGTGGGGGCTTAACTTTGGAAGTAAGGAGGACGCCGCTCTATTTGCCAACGGCATGGCTCACGCTCTGGAGGTGCTCAACTCCATGGCAGATGCAG gcTATGCAACCCTCCCCCGCCCAGTGTCAAATGGTCCGTCTCCAGAAGAGCTGGAGCAACAGCGGAG GTTGGAGCAGCAGAGGTTGGAACAGCAGGAACGGGAGCggcaggagagagaaagacaggagcGAGAACGGCAGGAAAGAGAAcgactggagagagagagacaagcagCTGCAG CccctgctcctccacctccaccacctccaccctTGGTCTCTGGAGGTCCCGCTCCTCCACCGGCCCCTCCTCTAGTCCCTGGTCCCCCTGGCCCCCCCTGCCCCCCTCCAGCCCCTGGGATTCCTCCCCCTCCAGGACCACCGCCAGCCCCACCTCTACCCCCTCCAGTAGTTgaaggtgggggaggaggaggagcagcaagtggcggtggtggaggaggaggaggaggaggaggtggaggaggtggaggtggtggaggtggccTTGGTGGATTGGCGGCTGCGTTAGCAGGAGCAAAACTTCGCAAAGTATCCAAG GAGGATTCGGGCTCTACAGCTTCACTAGGCAGAGGTGACTCCACTCGCAGCAGCTCTgctgggggaggagggggaggcggAGGAGGGGGCGGCAGTCTAATGGGTGAGATGAGTGCCATCCTGGCAAGAAG GAGGAAAGCTGCAGACACTGGAGAGAAGCCAGCAGTAAAGACACAAGATCAT gatGATTCAGAGTCTCAAGGTCAAAGCG acacactgagaAGACCTTGGGAAAAATCGTCCATGGCCAG GAATAACTCCATCCCCAAGAACATGGACTCCACTTCCTCAGTGTCCCAAAGTTTCAG GGCGAAGCCTGCAGGCAACAGTAATGATGCGGGTGGAGTGGATGACTCAGATTTAGAGAAGATGAAACAG GAGATCCTTGAGGAGGTGCGGAAGGAATTACAAAAAGTCAAGGAGGAAATTATTGGAG CCTTTATTCAGGAGCTGCAAAAGAGAAGCACATAG
- the vaspb gene encoding vasodilator-stimulated phosphoprotein isoform X3, with product MSESSICQARATVMIYDDGNKKWMPAGAGAQTFSRVQIYHNPTTNAFRIVGRKMQTDQQVVINCPIVRGLKYNQATPNFHQWRDARQVWGLNFGSKEDAALFANGMAHALEVLNSMADAGYATLPRPVSNGPSPEELEQQRRLEQQRLEQQERERQERERQERERQERERLERERQAAAAPAPPPPPPPPLVSGGPAPPPAPPLVPGPPGPPCPPPAPGIPPPPGPPPAPPLPPPVVEGGGGGGAASGGGGGGGGGGGGGGGGGGGGLGGLAAALAGAKLRKVSKQEDSGSTASLGRGDSTRSSSAGGGGGGGGGGGSLMGEMSAILARRRKAADTGEKPAVKTQDHDDSESQGQSDTLRRPWEKSSMARAKPAGNSNDAGGVDDSDLEKMKQEILEEVRKELQKVKEEIIGAFIQELQKRST from the exons TGAGTCGAGTATTTGCCAGGCTCGGGCCACTGTGATGATCTATGATGATGGCAATAAGAAGTGGATGCCGGCAGGTGCTGGAGCCCAGACCTTCAGCAGAGTCCAGATTTATCACAACCCCACCACCAATGCCTTCAGGATAGTGGGACGTAAGATGCAGACAGACCAGCAG GTGGTTATAAACTGTCCGATTGTAAGAGGTCTCAAATACAACCAGGCCACACCCAACTTCCACCAATGGAGAGATGCCCGACAGGTGTGGGGGCTTAACTTTGGAAGTAAGGAGGACGCCGCTCTATTTGCCAACGGCATGGCTCACGCTCTGGAGGTGCTCAACTCCATGGCAGATGCAG gcTATGCAACCCTCCCCCGCCCAGTGTCAAATGGTCCGTCTCCAGAAGAGCTGGAGCAACAGCGGAG GTTGGAGCAGCAGAGGTTGGAACAGCAGGAACGGGAGCggcaggagagagaaagacaggagcGAGAACGGCAGGAAAGAGAAcgactggagagagagagacaagcagCTGCAG CccctgctcctccacctccaccacctccaccctTGGTCTCTGGAGGTCCCGCTCCTCCACCGGCCCCTCCTCTAGTCCCTGGTCCCCCTGGCCCCCCCTGCCCCCCTCCAGCCCCTGGGATTCCTCCCCCTCCAGGACCACCGCCAGCCCCACCTCTACCCCCTCCAGTAGTTgaaggtgggggaggaggaggagcagcaagtggcggtggtggaggaggaggaggaggaggaggtggaggaggtggaggtggtggaggtggccTTGGTGGATTGGCGGCTGCGTTAGCAGGAGCAAAACTTCGCAAAGTATCCAAG CAGGAGGATTCGGGCTCTACAGCTTCACTAGGCAGAGGTGACTCCACTCGCAGCAGCTCTgctgggggaggagggggaggcggAGGAGGGGGCGGCAGTCTAATGGGTGAGATGAGTGCCATCCTGGCAAGAAG GAGGAAAGCTGCAGACACTGGAGAGAAGCCAGCAGTAAAGACACAAGATCAT gatGATTCAGAGTCTCAAGGTCAAAGCG acacactgagaAGACCTTGGGAAAAATCGTCCATGGCCAG GGCGAAGCCTGCAGGCAACAGTAATGATGCGGGTGGAGTGGATGACTCAGATTTAGAGAAGATGAAACAG GAGATCCTTGAGGAGGTGCGGAAGGAATTACAAAAAGTCAAGGAGGAAATTATTGGAG CCTTTATTCAGGAGCTGCAAAAGAGAAGCACATAG